The Thermoleophilia bacterium sequence TGTCTGCAATAGAAAGGGCGGCCTGCTGGCCGCCCTTTCGACGTAACACTCAGCTGCTAGCCAGCTTCTACTTGATGTGGTGTCCCGAAATCGCTCGGGAAATCACGAGGCGTTGGATCTCGCTGGTTCCTTCGAAGATGTCGTAGATCTTCGCGTCGCGGTGCATTCTCTCCACCGGAAACTCGCGGGTGTATCCGTTGCCGCCCAGGATCTGGATGGCCCGTTCGGTGACCCAGGTGGCGACTTCGCCGGACTTGAGCTTCGACATCGAACCTTCGGCGTTATTGAACGGGACCTGGTTTCGGCCCATCCAGGACGCACGCCAGACCAGCAGCCTCGCGGCGTCGATCTCCATCTTCATGTCGGCGAGGGTGAAGGCGATCGCCTGGTTCTCGACGATCGGCTTGCCGAACTGGACCCGCTCCTTGGCGTAATCGAGGGCGAATTCGTAGGCGGCACGGGCGATACCGATCGCCTGGGCACCGACCACGGGACGGCTGGCCTCGAAAGTCGCCATGGCGGCCTGAGACTTGCCCTTCTTGCCCTCACGGACCCGGGCGAGGCGCTCGTCGAGCTTCTCCTTGCCGCCCAGCAGGCACTTGCCGGGCACCCGGCAGTCGTCGAGGTGCACGTCGGCGGTGTGGGAAGCACGGATGCCGTGCTTCTTGACCTTGGCGCCCTGCTCGCAGCCGGGGGTGTTCGGCGGAATGATGAAGGCGGCGTGGCCGCGTGAGCCGAGCTCACGGTCGACCGAGGCGATGATCACGTGGACGTTGGCGATGCCACCGTTGGTGGCCCAGGCCTTCTGGCCGTTGATCACCCATTCGTCGCTGGCCTCGTCGTACTTGGCCATCGTGCGAACGGCGGATACGTCGGAACCTGCATCCGGCTCAGACGAGCAGAACGCGGCGACCTTGACGTCGTCAGCGGTGCCGAAGCACTGCGGGATCCATTCGCCCATCTGCTCGGGCGTACCTTGACCGAAGATCGACGCTACGGCCAGCGTGGTACCGGAAATCGCCATGCCGATGCCGGCGTCTCCCCAGAACATCTCTTCGTTGACGAGCGGCAGGCTGAGTCCACTTTCGTCGGCGAAGAACTGGGCAATGCCATCAAAGCCATAGAGCCCGATCTTGGCGGCCTCCTGGACTATTTCCCAAGGGAATTCCTCCCGCTCGTCCCATTCGTGGGCGGCCGGGCGCATGACGCCTTCGGCGAACCCGTGCACCCATTCCTGGATGTCCTTCTGGTCCTGGTTCAGTTCGAGGCTGAACGGCGGCTTCTCGTCCACGGTTCCGGCCTGCTCCTGGGGGATTTCTTCGGAAGTCTCAATCACAGTCATAAATGTATGTTACATGGATCGATGACATGGTTGCGTGATACTTGACCGATAGGTCAATCAGCCAGGTATCCGGCCTGTCACGCGGCCTGTGCCTCCCCGCCGCTGAACATCTCGTCGAGTTCGCTCCTGAGACCGGCCGATTGCCGCACCTTGTAGTCCGGTCCGAGTTTCAGCTTGCGCTCGCGATCTCCATCGACCACAACCAGGTGGACTTCGTTCTCGCCGCGGTGGTGCTTGAAGATGACTTTCATCTCCTCGAGGGCGTCGAGGGAGAGGCGCTCCGAGTCGACCTTGACCGTGAAGGGCTCGTTGCGGCGGGCCTGGTGCTCCTTGGCCTTCTCGATTTCGGCCGGCTTGGGGTCAAAGATCTGAGCGTCCTGGACGACCAGTTTCGTGCCCTTTTCGGTCTGGTCGACGCGACCCTTGACCAGCACCACCGAATCGAGCTGTACGGCCTGGGTCTTGTCCGACTCACCGGCCTTGAAAACGATCAGTTCGATCTCGGTCTCGATGTCACTCAGGGTCGCGAACGCCATCTGTGACCCGCTTTTGGTCCGCAGCTTCTTGTACTCGGTGATGATTCCGCCGACCGTCACCCACGACCCGTCCTCCCGGCCACCGAGCTCGGCCAGCGTGCAATCGGACTTGAACTCGAGGGCCTCGCGCAGCCCGTCGAGCGGATGGGACGAGAGGAAGATGCCGAGAGTTTCTTTTTCGAGGGTCAGGATATCCTTCTGCTCGAACTCGACCTCGGTGATCGGCGGGTGCTGCCCGCTCATGGCCCCACCCTGCGACGCGCCACCTTCGCCGCCCATGTCAAAAATCGAACCCTGACCCAGGTGAGCGTCGGACTGGGCCTGGTTGCCGGCGGACTGGGCCTCCGGGAGCATCTCGAGCATTCCCTTGCGGGATCCAGGCAAGGAA is a genomic window containing:
- a CDS encoding acyl-CoA dehydrogenase family protein, which gives rise to MTVIETSEEIPQEQAGTVDEKPPFSLELNQDQKDIQEWVHGFAEGVMRPAAHEWDEREEFPWEIVQEAAKIGLYGFDGIAQFFADESGLSLPLVNEEMFWGDAGIGMAISGTTLAVASIFGQGTPEQMGEWIPQCFGTADDVKVAAFCSSEPDAGSDVSAVRTMAKYDEASDEWVINGQKAWATNGGIANVHVIIASVDRELGSRGHAAFIIPPNTPGCEQGAKVKKHGIRASHTADVHLDDCRVPGKCLLGGKEKLDERLARVREGKKGKSQAAMATFEASRPVVGAQAIGIARAAYEFALDYAKERVQFGKPIVENQAIAFTLADMKMEIDAARLLVWRASWMGRNQVPFNNAEGSMSKLKSGEVATWVTERAIQILGGNGYTREFPVERMHRDAKIYDIFEGTSEIQRLVISRAISGHHIK